A genomic window from Pseudoalteromonas piratica includes:
- a CDS encoding TIGR00153 family protein, producing the protein MASNAFLGVFAKSPIKPIEEHIKIVHQASALLTSFFEHAFNKEWEQASEIRINIRDLERKADVLKRDIRLQLPRGLFLPVERTDLLELITQQDKIANKAKDIAGRVLGREMEIPEQIQADFITYLNRCIDATKQASKAINELDELLETGFRGREVTLVENMLEELDAIERDTDEMQITLRRQLREIENELNPIDVMFLYKILEWVGDLADIAERVGSRLELMLAR; encoded by the coding sequence ATGGCTAGTAATGCATTTTTAGGGGTTTTTGCTAAATCTCCTATCAAACCAATTGAAGAACATATTAAAATTGTTCATCAAGCCAGTGCTTTGTTAACGTCTTTCTTTGAACATGCGTTTAATAAAGAGTGGGAACAAGCATCTGAGATCCGCATTAATATTCGCGACTTAGAACGCAAGGCGGATGTGCTTAAACGTGATATTCGCTTGCAACTACCGCGCGGATTATTCCTTCCTGTTGAGCGTACAGACCTTCTGGAACTGATCACTCAACAAGATAAAATTGCTAACAAAGCTAAGGACATAGCAGGCCGTGTATTAGGTCGTGAAATGGAAATTCCTGAGCAAATTCAAGCTGATTTTATTACTTACCTAAATCGTTGTATTGACGCGACGAAACAAGCTTCTAAAGCCATCAATGAACTCGATGAGTTACTAGAAACAGGTTTCCGTGGCCGTGAAGTAACGTTAGTTGAAAATATGCTAGAAGAACTCGACGCAATTGAGCGTGATACTGATGAAATGCAAATTACATTGCGCCGTCAGTTGCGTGAAATCGAAAATGAATTAAACCCAATCGATGTGATGTTCTTATACAAGATCCTTGAGTGGGTGGGTGATTTAGCAGATATCGCTGAGCGTGTAGGTTCACGTTTAGAGCTAATGCTAGCACGTTAA
- the phoU gene encoding phosphate signaling complex protein PhoU, whose product MDHNISKHISGNFNQELENVRNHVLAMGGLVEQQLNSALDAVNDSNAELAKKVEIGDYKVNAMEVSIDEECTRIIAKRQPAASDLRLVVAIAKTIADLERIGDEARRIAKVALESTAKDQQGLLGNIDNMGRHVSQMLHDVLDAFARMDAEAAFQVHKEDAKVDREYEALTRQIMTYMMEDPRSIPKVMDLVWSVRSLERIGDRCQNIAEYVIYFVKGKDIRHIAQDDIERDIIGN is encoded by the coding sequence ATGGATCATAATATCTCAAAACATATTTCAGGTAACTTTAACCAAGAGCTTGAAAACGTTCGCAATCATGTACTTGCAATGGGTGGTTTAGTTGAGCAGCAATTAAACTCTGCACTTGATGCGGTAAACGATAGTAATGCTGAATTGGCAAAAAAAGTTGAAATTGGCGACTACAAAGTAAATGCGATGGAAGTGAGCATTGATGAAGAATGTACACGCATTATCGCAAAGCGTCAGCCAGCAGCAAGCGATCTACGCTTGGTTGTTGCGATTGCAAAAACCATTGCGGATTTAGAACGCATTGGTGATGAAGCGCGTCGCATCGCAAAGGTAGCGCTTGAATCTACTGCAAAAGATCAACAGGGTCTATTAGGTAACATTGACAATATGGGGCGTCATGTATCGCAAATGTTGCACGATGTGCTTGACGCATTTGCCCGAATGGATGCAGAAGCTGCTTTCCAAGTACATAAAGAAGATGCCAAAGTTGACCGTGAATATGAAGCGCTTACACGCCAGATTATGACGTATATGATGGAAGATCCGCGCTCAATTCCTAAAGTAATGGACTTAGTATGGTCAGTTCGTTCACTTGAGCGCATTGGTGACCGTTGCCAAAATATTGCTGAATATGTAATTTACTTTGTTAAAGGAAAAGATATTCGTCATATTGCACAAGATGATATTGAACGCGATATTATTGGAAACTAA
- the pstB gene encoding phosphate ABC transporter ATP-binding protein PstB, with protein sequence MITVAPEMNQSATSLQLDLENLSAEQTALEIKDLDLYYGDKQALSNISMKIPKGQVTAFIGPSGCGKSTLLRCINRMNDLVDTCRIDGQILLHNQNIYDKSVDVAALRRNVGMVFQRPNPFPKSIYENVVYGLRLQGIKDKRKLDEVVEASLRGAALWEEVKDRLHDSAFGLSGGQQQRLVIARAIAIEPEVLLLDEPTSALDPISTLVIEELINDLKNKYTVVIVTHNMQQAARVSDQTAFMYMGELIEYSDTNTLFTTPKKKKTEDYITGRYG encoded by the coding sequence ATGATTACTGTTGCTCCAGAAATGAATCAATCTGCAACTAGCTTACAGCTTGATTTAGAAAACTTATCGGCAGAACAAACTGCTCTTGAAATTAAAGATTTAGATCTTTACTACGGTGATAAACAAGCGCTGAGCAATATCAGCATGAAAATCCCAAAGGGTCAGGTAACGGCATTTATCGGCCCATCTGGTTGTGGTAAGTCAACGCTACTACGTTGTATTAACCGCATGAATGACTTAGTTGATACCTGTCGTATCGACGGTCAAATTCTGCTTCACAACCAAAACATTTATGATAAAAGTGTTGACGTTGCAGCACTACGTCGTAACGTAGGTATGGTATTCCAGCGTCCAAATCCATTTCCTAAATCAATTTATGAAAATGTGGTTTATGGTTTACGACTTCAAGGTATTAAAGATAAGCGTAAATTAGATGAAGTTGTTGAGGCATCATTACGTGGCGCAGCATTATGGGAAGAAGTAAAAGATCGCTTACATGACAGTGCTTTTGGTCTGTCAGGTGGTCAGCAGCAGCGTTTGGTTATTGCACGTGCCATTGCGATTGAGCCTGAGGTGTTACTGCTTGATGAACCAACATCAGCACTTGATCCAATCTCGACGTTAGTAATCGAAGAACTAATCAACGATTTAAAAAATAAGTATACTGTTGTTATTGTTACACACAACATGCAACAGGCAGCACGTGTGTCGGATCAAACAGCGTTTATGTATATGGGTGAGCTAATTGAATACTCAGATACTAATACTCTGTTTACCACACCGAAGAAAAAGAAAACAGAAGACTACATTACAGGTCGTTACGGGTAA
- the pstA gene encoding phosphate ABC transporter permease PstA gives MKQWFKSGSPWIWMTGGAVSISLISVIGLLAMIAGRGLGFFWPAEVTQFEMHRGDVKETVIGEIYDREMVPVERLQAANIDLHGFTGEEVERLLIKTGNREYVDLDFRWILSTDIVEQSTPSQLAVFERSKNGNFYGYIESVIKDGKAVDEAQKLTVLEELVERAVELNESALDLQNGPIGHINYDLERLRLKEKALDLKGELTHEKVAEFEAQRKEYREQYLVLEKELFKFRDAAKRDQVIVKDMRGELVTIPLYQVLDVTLPNDMGLMAKIGHYFKQIGKFVSDDPREANTEGGVFPAIFGTVFMVMLMAVIVTPFGVVAAIYLHEYAAKNSITKMIRIAVINLAGVPSIVYGVFGLGFFVYMLGGSIDQLFYPEALPGPTFGTPGVIWSALTLAILTLPVVIVSTEEGLSRIPSSVRQGSLALGATKAETIWRIIVPMASPAIMTGLILAVARAAGEVAPLMLVGVVKMAPTLPVDMNFPFVHLDRKFMHLGFHIYDVGFQSPNVEAARPLVYATAFLLVAVIVALNITAIGIRNHLREKFRSLEH, from the coding sequence ATGAAGCAGTGGTTTAAATCTGGCTCACCTTGGATTTGGATGACAGGTGGTGCTGTAAGTATCAGTTTGATTTCTGTAATTGGCTTACTAGCGATGATTGCAGGTCGTGGTTTAGGTTTCTTTTGGCCAGCCGAAGTAACGCAGTTTGAAATGCATCGTGGTGATGTGAAAGAAACGGTTATTGGTGAAATTTACGACCGTGAAATGGTGCCTGTAGAACGTTTACAAGCAGCAAATATTGATTTGCACGGTTTTACTGGCGAAGAAGTTGAGCGATTACTGATTAAAACTGGTAACCGTGAATATGTAGACTTGGATTTCCGTTGGATTTTATCAACCGATATCGTTGAACAATCTACACCGAGTCAACTAGCTGTGTTCGAACGTAGCAAAAACGGTAACTTCTACGGTTACATTGAAAGTGTTATCAAAGATGGTAAAGCGGTTGATGAAGCGCAAAAGTTAACTGTACTTGAAGAGTTAGTAGAGCGTGCCGTTGAACTTAATGAATCTGCACTTGATCTGCAAAATGGTCCAATTGGCCATATTAACTATGACTTAGAGCGTTTGCGTTTAAAAGAAAAAGCACTTGATCTTAAAGGCGAACTAACGCACGAAAAAGTGGCGGAATTTGAAGCTCAACGTAAAGAGTACCGCGAACAATACCTTGTGCTAGAAAAAGAGCTGTTTAAGTTCCGTGATGCAGCAAAGCGTGACCAAGTGATTGTTAAAGATATGCGCGGCGAATTAGTTACTATCCCACTTTACCAAGTGCTTGATGTAACATTACCAAATGATATGGGTTTAATGGCTAAAATAGGTCATTACTTTAAGCAGATTGGTAAATTTGTTAGCGATGACCCTCGTGAAGCAAACACGGAAGGTGGGGTGTTCCCTGCAATTTTCGGTACTGTATTCATGGTTATGCTAATGGCTGTTATCGTGACGCCATTTGGTGTAGTTGCTGCAATTTACTTACACGAATACGCTGCGAAAAACTCTATTACCAAAATGATCCGCATCGCGGTAATTAACCTTGCGGGTGTGCCTTCGATTGTTTACGGTGTATTTGGTTTAGGTTTCTTTGTATACATGCTTGGTGGCAGCATTGACCAATTATTCTACCCTGAAGCATTACCAGGCCCTACGTTTGGTACACCAGGTGTTATTTGGTCAGCACTAACGCTTGCGATTTTGACTCTACCGGTAGTTATTGTATCAACAGAAGAAGGTTTATCACGTATTCCAAGTTCTGTGCGCCAAGGTTCATTAGCACTTGGTGCAACTAAAGCGGAAACTATTTGGCGTATCATTGTACCGATGGCAAGCCCTGCTATTATGACAGGTTTAATTCTTGCTGTTGCACGTGCAGCTGGTGAAGTAGCACCGCTGATGCTTGTTGGTGTAGTTAAAATGGCGCCAACGCTACCAGTTGATATGAACTTCCCGTTTGTACACTTAGATAGAAAATTTATGCACTTAGGTTTCCACATTTATGATGTTGGTTTCCAAAGCCCTAATGTTGAAGCGGCACGTCCGCTGGTATATGCCACTGCATTTTTACTTGTGGCAGTTATTGTGGCACTGAATATCACTGCAATTGGTATTCGTAACCACTTACGTGAAAAATTCAGGTCGTTAGAACACTAA
- a CDS encoding ABC transporter permease subunit, whose amino-acid sequence MSSNPPSVDFNTNRNRLIKDKLAKYSITAGGTLVLVALLLIFFYLLYVVQPIFASAQVEVRNQFTLPANQEYIAGGMEEQGEIAYLFTPTGELSYYQIKGEKFGDKLKNFAVEFDAPVTSFARTAPHQGMYAYGLENGAIKVVEPKFEVGFANDKRTINPSIAYPIGEDEIVIDDEGASIRQFAFSYDVEDSRLGVLAVTGDKRLLFSMLSAEENMFSGEMEWSSEVTEIPVEGKIDELLISPDFSRAFVRVANKVYIYNTRDIEDITQIQVLAANQENANLVKMQLLSGANSLMLVNDNGEISQWFEINSEQGRKFAKIRAFASNDSNISGLYSEFYRRTFFSTNTQGELSLYYTTSESELWSGKVSDAGIDFFSISPRSNAALMLSGNKLIVIDIENEHPEVSWSALWQEVWYEGYPEPAYIWQSTSASDDFESKLSLVPISFGTIKAAMYAMLFAVPIALSAAIYTAYFMSPELRRFVKPTVEIMEALPTVILGFLAGLWLAPLIESHLPAIMLILLLTPVAILLTAFFWQNLPESIRHRIPDGSHAVLLIPVVLLAGYIAFALSPAVELWVFDGDVRRYITNELGIDFDQRNSLVVGIAMGFAVIPTIFSIAEDAVFSVPKHLSNGSLALGATQWQTLVRVVLLTASPGIFSAVMMGLGRAVGETMIVLMATGNTPIMDWSIFQGMRTLAANIAVEMPESEVGSTHYRILFLAAFVLFIFTFVFNTIAEFVRQRLREKYSSL is encoded by the coding sequence ATGAGTTCCAATCCGCCAAGTGTTGATTTCAACACTAATAGAAACAGACTGATCAAAGATAAATTAGCTAAATACAGCATTACAGCAGGTGGTACATTAGTGCTGGTTGCGTTGTTGCTAATCTTCTTTTATCTATTGTATGTAGTTCAGCCAATTTTCGCTTCTGCACAAGTTGAAGTGAGAAATCAATTCACACTACCAGCAAACCAAGAATACATTGCAGGTGGCATGGAAGAGCAAGGCGAAATTGCTTATTTATTCACGCCAACGGGTGAATTAAGTTACTACCAAATCAAGGGTGAAAAATTTGGCGATAAACTGAAAAATTTCGCTGTTGAGTTTGATGCCCCAGTGACTAGTTTTGCACGCACCGCGCCTCATCAAGGCATGTATGCATATGGCTTAGAAAATGGTGCCATCAAAGTTGTTGAGCCTAAGTTTGAAGTCGGTTTTGCCAATGACAAACGCACAATTAACCCAAGCATCGCCTATCCAATAGGTGAAGATGAAATCGTTATTGATGATGAAGGTGCTTCAATTCGTCAATTTGCTTTTAGCTATGATGTTGAAGATAGCCGTCTTGGTGTGTTGGCCGTGACTGGAGATAAACGTTTATTATTTAGCATGTTATCAGCTGAAGAAAACATGTTTTCTGGTGAAATGGAATGGTCAAGCGAAGTTACTGAAATCCCGGTAGAAGGCAAGATTGATGAATTGCTTATCTCTCCTGATTTTAGTCGTGCATTTGTACGTGTTGCTAACAAAGTTTATATTTATAACACCCGTGATATTGAAGATATCACGCAAATTCAAGTCCTTGCAGCAAACCAAGAAAACGCTAATTTAGTGAAAATGCAGCTACTTTCAGGCGCTAACTCATTAATGTTAGTAAATGATAACGGTGAAATCTCACAATGGTTTGAAATCAATAGTGAGCAAGGCCGTAAATTTGCAAAAATCCGCGCATTTGCAAGCAATGATAGCAATATTTCAGGTTTGTACAGTGAGTTCTACCGCCGTACCTTCTTCAGCACGAATACGCAAGGTGAGTTATCGCTTTATTACACAACTAGTGAGAGCGAACTTTGGTCAGGCAAAGTAAGTGATGCTGGCATCGATTTCTTCTCTATCTCACCACGTTCAAATGCAGCATTAATGCTTTCTGGTAATAAACTTATCGTTATCGATATTGAAAATGAGCACCCAGAAGTGTCTTGGTCTGCGCTTTGGCAAGAAGTGTGGTACGAAGGTTATCCTGAGCCTGCATATATCTGGCAGTCGACCTCAGCGAGTGATGACTTTGAATCAAAACTATCTCTCGTACCAATCTCATTTGGTACCATTAAAGCGGCAATGTACGCGATGCTATTCGCTGTGCCAATTGCGTTATCTGCTGCAATTTACACGGCGTATTTTATGTCGCCAGAGTTGCGTCGCTTTGTGAAGCCAACCGTTGAAATTATGGAAGCATTGCCTACGGTAATTCTAGGTTTCTTAGCAGGTCTTTGGTTGGCACCACTCATTGAATCTCACTTACCTGCAATTATGTTGATTCTGTTGTTAACGCCAGTAGCCATCTTATTAACGGCATTTTTCTGGCAAAATTTACCAGAATCAATTCGCCACAGAATCCCTGATGGTAGCCACGCAGTTTTATTAATCCCAGTTGTATTATTAGCAGGCTACATTGCATTTGCACTAAGCCCTGCAGTAGAGCTTTGGGTGTTTGATGGTGATGTGCGTCGTTATATTACTAATGAATTAGGCATTGATTTTGACCAGCGAAACTCGCTTGTTGTGGGCATTGCAATGGGCTTTGCGGTAATACCAACCATTTTCTCAATTGCTGAAGATGCGGTATTCAGTGTACCTAAACACTTATCAAATGGTTCACTAGCACTAGGTGCTACACAGTGGCAAACACTTGTACGTGTTGTATTACTAACGGCAAGTCCAGGTATTTTTTCTGCGGTAATGATGGGCTTAGGTCGTGCCGTGGGTGAAACCATGATCGTATTAATGGCGACGGGTAACACACCAATTATGGACTGGAGTATCTTCCAAGGTATGCGTACCTTAGCAGCTAACATTGCAGTAGAAATGCCAGAATCAGAGGTAGGTAGTACTCACTATCGTATTCTATTCTTAGCGGCGTTTGTGTTGTTTATTTTCACCTTTGTCTTTAACACGATTGCTGAGTTTGTTCGTCAGCGTTTACGTGAAAAGTATAGTTCACTGTAA